One window of the Anomaloglossus baeobatrachus isolate aAnoBae1 chromosome 12, aAnoBae1.hap1, whole genome shotgun sequence genome contains the following:
- the LOC142258093 gene encoding uncharacterized protein LOC142258093, whose translation MTVEGVHLMDDLEEDPCISLKEDNVTTKRQYNFRDRVRVEYSAFFDDEVRELKRKKRLRVKFSSVLEPGISGLYSCSECGKKYKQKSNLIKHQKLHTDVSRFICLKCDKCFTLRSLLRRHERIHALKKPFACPDCEKRFTDSATLKKHQRCHTGIKPYKCPECDKTFSITTYLIVHQRTHTGEKPYVCDRCEKSFTQSSHLITHKRIHTGIKPYACIECGKGFSTSSHLITHQRTHTGERPYRCEECGVGFKHSTHLVLHRRRHTGEKPFSCGKCKKKYAQRPNFVKHQQKCNGDE comes from the coding sequence ATGACGGTAGAAGGTGTGCATTTGATGGATGACTTGGAAGAAGATCCATGCATTTCATTAAAAGAGGACAATGTGACCACCAAACGCCAGTACAACTTTCGAGACCGAGTTAGAGTAGAATACTCAGCGTTTTTTGATGATGAAGTAAGAGAACTTAAGAGGAAGAAACGTTTACGAGTCAAGTTTAGTTCTGTTCTAGAACCAGGGATTTCCGGCCTTTACTCTTGTAGTGAATGTGGCAAAAAGTATAAGCAGAAATCAAACCTGATCAAACATCAGAAATTGCATACAGACGTGTCGCGCTTCATCTGTTTGAAATGTGATAAGTGTTTCACACTCCGGTCTCTTCTGCGGAGACATGAAAGAATCCATGCACTGAAAAAACCATTTGCCTGTCCAGACTGTGAAAAACGCTTCACCGATTCTGCAACTTTGAAGAAGCATCAGAGATGCCATACCGGCATCAAACCATATAAATGTCCAGAATGTGATAAAACCTTCAGCATTACTACGTACCTAATTGTTCACCAGAGGACCCACACCGGGGAGAAACCGTATGTCTGTGACCGATGTGAGAAAAGTTTTACTCAAAGTTCCCACCTCATTACGCACAAAAGAATCCACACAGGCATAAAACCTTATGCTTGTATTGAATGTGGAAAAGGCTTTTCAACCAGTTCCCACCTTATCACCCACCAAAGGACCCATACTGGGGAAAGACCTTATCGATGTGAAGAATGTGGGGTGGGCTTTAAGCACAGCACCCACCTTGTTTTACATAGGCGGaggcacaccggggagaagccattcagTTGCGGTAAATGCAAAAAGAAATATGCCCAGAGACCAAATTTTGTTAAACATCAGCAGAAATGTAATGGAGATGAATGA